AGGGTCCAATTGTTAGTTTCTGCTGAAGTTTTAAAAGGGTTGATTTGGTTGTACCTGAAATTGGGAGAATTTGAGTTGTAGTTTGGAATTCGGTTCTTTTCTTGATCTTTATTGTTGAATGTTATAAGAAAGCTTATGGAAAGGTTTGGTCAAACTTTTGTTGTCTGAGAAGAATTTCTTGTATTGTTGATTGATTAAGGTTTTGGAGAGGTTCTTTTTCTGCATAGAGCCTGTGTGGAGAGTATTGTACTTCTGATTTTCTGGAGTTTGACTATCTTAGATGTAGATAAAATTTGTGTATTTTTTAGCCTATACAATTGTGAAATGGGAAGTTCTGCTGAACCTTCATCTTCTATAAGCTTTACTTCAACTTCCAACACGTCGAATGGGTCCATTGGCGTTGGCCAAAACACATGTGGCTGTGGTGGATTTGAGACAGGGACTAGTTATGAAATCATCAGCTTGAGTAAACTCAGTAATAATTTAGAGCAACTCTTGTTAGATTCCAGCTCTGAATTTAGTGATGCTGAGATTGTTGTTGAGGGTGTTTCACTTGGTGTTCATCGTTGTATATTAGCTGCCCGGAGTAGTTTTTTTCGGGATCTATTTaggaaagaaaaagggaattgTGGAAAGGAAGGTAAGCCAAGTTATTCTATGATTGATATTTTGCCTTGTGGTAAGGTTGGATATGAGGCTTTCCGTACTTTCTTAAGCTATTTGTACTCGGGAAAGTTGAAGCATTTTCCTTCAGAGGCATCAACATGTGTGGACACTTTATGTTCCCATGACTCTTGCAGACCAGCAATCAATTTTCATGTCGAGTTGATGTATGCCTCTTTCGTGTTTCAGGTTCCGGAGCTAGTGTCACTTTTTCTGGTAAGTAACATGCTTTCTGCTGATTAATTTACATTTCAAGTGGGTTTGTAGTGTTCATTGTGATTCAAGCTAACAAGGACAAATGCAAAAGGTTATTCGTGTATCTCAATAACTGAAAATTAGATTATAGTATGAAACCTCTATGTGAGTTTTTGGTGTGAGATGGTTTTCTTCTAAACTTCTGTTAAATTgtcaaagaaagaaaaattcaatACATTAATCATATGAAAGTGGCATCCAGATAATGAATATTCTGCACTGTCATACACTGCAATATCATTGTGATGTGAACCCAAATTCATTCATTTGCTCATACATTAGCCGCTATGTACTGCGTACATCATGGCATTCTTTTCAGTAAATATTGGTTGCTAGGAGAAAACTAGTTCTAAGTTTGTTCTAAACACAAATAGTTACTCATTGCAATTGGACCTTGTCAAGTTGACATGGAATATGTCCTACTCATCGATGGACATAATCTTTGGAAACTCACTGATGTTATTATgcaaaataaatttgatttgtCTATgatggagtttattgatatgTTTGAGTTTAGAATGCATATCTAATGATTTTGTTTTAGACAGTCGGACATCATTGGCTGTTTAAGTTTTGAGGGTAGTAGTCTCTGCGCTAACCTTTTTAAATCTGCCTAATGGTAACAAACACAATGAATATTGGACACACATAATCTATGGCTTCTTCCAGTTTCATAAAAGTTGGCTGCATTTGTTAAAAATATAGAGAGAATTTTTAGCAACAACCAAGAGAACAGTCTGCTAACACTAGCTCGTATAATTGCAGCGACGCCTTATCAATTTTGTCGGGAAGGCTCTTGTGGAAGATGTAATCCCAATACTTGGAGTTGCATTCCATTGCCAATTGAGCGAGCTTCTCAATCATTGCGTTGATAGAGTAGTACGATCAGATCTTGAAAGCACCTGTATTGACAAGGAGGTTCCCTTTAAAGTTGCAGAGAGTATTAAGTTATCACGGATGAAATATCAGATTGATGAAAGTAAGGTTCTGCCCGTGGATCCCTTgcatgaaaagagaaaaaataggaTATACAAGGCATTGGATTCGGATGATGTTGAACTTGTCAAGCTTCTACTTAATGAGTCTGACATAAGTTTAGATGGAGCCTACGCACTTCATTATGCTGTTGCATATTGTGACCCCAAGGTTGTTAGTGAG
The sequence above is a segment of the Solanum dulcamara chromosome 11, daSolDulc1.2, whole genome shotgun sequence genome. Coding sequences within it:
- the LOC129872927 gene encoding BTB/POZ domain and ankyrin repeat-containing protein NPR1, translated to MGSSAEPSSSISFTSTSNTSNGSIGVGQNTCGCGGFETGTSYEIISLSKLSNNLEQLLLDSSSEFSDAEIVVEGVSLGVHRCILAARSSFFRDLFRKEKGNCGKEGKPSYSMIDILPCGKVGYEAFRTFLSYLYSGKLKHFPSEASTCVDTLCSHDSCRPAINFHVELMYASFVFQVPELVSLFLRRLINFVGKALVEDVIPILGVAFHCQLSELLNHCVDRVVRSDLESTCIDKEVPFKVAESIKLSRMKYQIDESKVLPVDPLHEKRKNRIYKALDSDDVELVKLLLNESDISLDGAYALHYAVAYCDPKVVSEVLGLGVANVNLRNTRGYTVLHIAAMRKEPSIIVSLLTKGAHASEITLDGQSAVSICRRLTRPKEYHAKTEQCQEANKDRVCIDVLEREMRRNPMAGDALFSSPMLADDLPMKLLYLENRVAFARLLFPLEAKLAMEIANAETTAEFADHLASKGSSGNLREVDLNETPIMQKERLSKTVELGKRYFPHCSQVLDKFMEDDLPDLFFLEKGTPEEQKIKRRRFKELKDDVQRAFNKDKAGLHCSGLSSSSSSTSFKDGASVKVRNL